A genomic stretch from Kribbella amoyensis includes:
- a CDS encoding GtrA family protein has protein sequence MKIVTTLYRQVEHLVHEVAKFGLVGLLGMVVDLPIYNWLVFNNPLVVFGTHGDGLLHDRPVTAKFISVTIATVATYLGNRHWTWRHRERSGLQREYVLFFVLNGIGLLIAAGCLGFSRYVLDLHTALADNISANVIGLGLGTLFRFWSYRKFVFREEIALDEAEQTAHAPDSPAELDAESTGDLPAVR, from the coding sequence TTGAAGATCGTCACCACGCTGTACCGCCAGGTCGAGCACCTGGTGCACGAAGTGGCCAAGTTCGGGCTGGTCGGACTGCTCGGCATGGTCGTCGACCTGCCGATCTACAACTGGCTGGTGTTCAACAACCCGCTGGTCGTCTTCGGCACGCACGGCGACGGCCTGTTGCACGACCGGCCGGTGACCGCGAAGTTCATCTCGGTCACCATCGCCACCGTCGCGACCTACCTGGGCAACCGGCACTGGACCTGGCGGCACCGCGAGCGCTCCGGCCTGCAGCGGGAGTACGTGCTGTTCTTCGTGCTCAACGGCATCGGCCTGCTGATCGCGGCCGGCTGCCTCGGCTTCTCCCGGTACGTGCTCGACCTGCACACCGCGCTGGCCGACAACATCTCCGCGAACGTGATCGGGCTCGGCCTGGGCACGCTGTTCCGCTTCTGGTCCTACCGCAAGTTCGTCTTCCGCGAGGAGATCGCGCTCGACGAGGCGGAGCAGACCGCGCACGCCCCGGACTCCCCCGCCGAGCTGGACGCCGAGTCCACCGGCGACCTCCCTGCCGTCCGCTGA